One part of the Arabidopsis thaliana chromosome 1 sequence genome encodes these proteins:
- a CDS encoding DEA(D/H)-box RNA helicase family protein (DEA(D/H)-box RNA helicase family protein; FUNCTIONS IN: in 6 functions; LOCATED IN: intracellular; EXPRESSED IN: 23 plant structures; EXPRESSED DURING: 13 growth stages; CONTAINS InterPro DOMAIN/s: Helicase-associated domain (InterPro:IPR007502), DNA/RNA helicase, DEAD/DEAH box type, N-terminal (InterPro:IPR011545), Double-stranded RNA-binding (InterPro:IPR001159), Domain of unknown function DUF1605 (InterPro:IPR011709), Double-stranded RNA-binding-like (InterPro:IPR014720), DEAD-like helicase, N-terminal (InterPro:IPR014001), DNA/RNA helicase, C-terminal (InterPro:IPR001650), Helicase, superfamily 1/2, ATP-binding domain (InterPro:IPR014021); BEST Arabidopsis thaliana protein match is: DEA(D/H)-box RNA helicase family protein (TAIR:AT2G01130.1); Has 12982 Blast hits to 8882 proteins in 1499 species: Archae - 14; Bacteria - 5361; Metazoa - 2913; Fungi - 1651; Plants - 997; Viruses - 50; Other Eukaryotes - 1996 (source: NCBI BLink).) yields the protein MQLYSAIFRGHIRPNAVVGAASMFIQHNSIQLHRSPKLLLRPSSVVRSLHCRRSGGLVTHSQRSRVLCVKAARGDASSSTLGIEWRAANLPYFQRQNSGYGRIAYNDYESSDESDRDVGSSQSQQMAGSTLDNIDQWRFKLTMLLRNKEDQEVVSRERKDRRDFDHISALATRMGLHSRQYSKIVVISKAPLPNYRPDLDDKRPQREVVLPFGLQSEVDAHLHSFLDQKKTLIPEMPRQNSSESLANGYGNYETPETVMQNSLARERILRPRSLQLKSKQQQWVDSPEGQKMVGFRKTLPAYKEKDALLKAIAANQVVVVSGETGCGKTTQLPQYILESEIEAARGATCSIICTQPRRISAISVSERVAAERGEQIGESVGYKVRLEGMRGRDTRLLFCTTGVLLRRLLVDRSLKGVTHVVVDEIHERGMNEDFLLIVLKDLLPRRPDLKLILMSATLNAELFSSYFGGAPAMHIPGFTYPVRAHFLEDYLETSGYRLTTYNQIDDYGEEKTWKMQKQAQFKKRKSLISSAVEDALEAADFKGYNFRTRDSLSCWSPDSIGFNLIENVLCHIVKGERPGAVLVFMTGWDDINSLKNQLEAHSLLGDPNKVLLLACHGSMASSEQRLIFDRPPEGIRKIVLATNMAETSITINDVVYVIDCGKAKETSYDALNNTPCLLPSWISKAAARQRRGRAGRVMPGECYHLYPRCVYEAFADYQQPELLRTPLQSLCLQIKSLGLGSISEFLSRALQPPEALSVQNAVEYLKIIGALDDDENLTPLGKNLSMLPVEPKLGKMLILGAIFNCLDPVMTVVAGLSVRDPFLMPFDKKDLAETARSKFSGRDYSDHLTLVRAYNGWKDAERTHSGYDYCWKNFLSSQTLKAMDSMRKQFFNLLKEASLIDNIEGCSKLSHDEHLVRAIICAGMFPGVCSVVNKEKSITLKTMEDGQVLLYSSSVNGNVPMIPFPWLVFNDKVKVNSVFLRDSTAVSDSVLLLFGDKISSGGFDGHLKMLGGYLEFFMKPTLAYTYLSLKRELDELIQNKLVNPKLDIQLYDKLMTAIRLLVSEDQCEGRFVYGRKALSPTPAKKLKDVGAQLQNSGGENNKNQLQTLLARAGHGSPVYKTRQLKNNQFRSMVTFNGLDFMGKPCGSKKNAEKDAAHEALLWLQGESKSSLNDLNHMSMLLKKNKKRVGRLHKKKSREVLTDEILS from the exons ATGCAACTTTACTCTGCAATTTTCCGAGGACATATCAGACCTAACGCCGTCGTCGGTGCTGCCTCCATGTTTATTCAACATAATTCCATCCAGCTTCATCGGAGCCCTAAATTGTTGTTGAGACCTTCCTCTGTAGTAAGGTCTCTTCATTGCCGGAGGTCAGGTGGATTGGTTACGCATTCTCAGAGGTCAAGGGTCTTGTGTGTGAAAGCAGCTCGTGgtgatgcttcttcttcgactCTTGGAATAGAGTGGAGAGCAGCTAATTTACCATATTTTCAGAGGCAAAACTCTGGCTATGGACGTATTGCTTACAATGACTATGAATCAAGTGATGAGTCGGATAGAGATGTTGGGTCCTCTCAGTCTCAGCAAATG GCGGGTTCGACTCTTGATAACATTGATCAATGGAGATTTAAACTAACTATGCTTCTCCGGAACAAAGAAGACCAAGAAGTTGTTTCAAGGGAGAGAAAAGATCGGCGTGATTTTGATCATATCTCTGCTTTGGCAACTAGGATGGGATTACACAG CCGTCAGTATTCGAAGATTGTTGTCATTAGTAAAGCTCCTTTGCCAAATTATAGACCTGATCTTGATGATAAACGCCCACAAAGAGAG GTGGTTTTGCCTTTTGGTCTACAAAGCGAAGTAGATGCCCATCTACATTCTTTCCTCgatcagaaaaaaacattgattcCGGAGATGCCCAGGCAAAATAGTAGTGAAAGTTTAGCAAACGGTTATGGAAACTATGAGACACCAGAGACCGTGATGCAAAATAGTCTTGCTAGGGAAAGAATACTCCGCCCAAGAAGCTTACAACTGAAGAGCAAGCAACAGCAATGGGTG GATTCTCCAGAAGGCCAGAAAATGGTAGGGTTTCGCAAAACCCTTCCTGCttacaaagagaaagatgCACTACTGAAAGCCATTGCAGCAAACCAG GTCGTAGTGGTTTCTGGAGAAACTGGATGTGGTAAAACAACACAGCTTCCTCAGTACATATTAGAATCTGAGATCGAGGCTGCCCGTGGAGCTACATGCAGCATCATATGTACCCAGCCTAGAAGAATATCGGCTATTTCTGTTTCTGAACGAGTTGCTGCAGAACGTGGAGAACAAATTGGAGAATCT GTTGGCTACAAAGTGCGGCTTGAAGGAATGAGAGGGAGAGATACACGTCTTCTTTTTTGTACAACTGGTGTTTTACTTAGAAGGTTACTTGTGGATCGTAGCCTGAAAGGTGTGACTCATGTCGTAGTTGATGAGATTCATGAACGTGGAATGAATGAAG ATTTCCTGCTTATTGTCCTGAaagatcttcttcctcgtcgaCCTGACCTAAAGTTGATTTTAATGAGTGCTACTTTGAACGCTGagctcttttcttcttattttggtGGTGCACCAGCCATGCATATCCCA GGTTTTACATACCCTGTCCGAGCCCATTTCTTGGAGGATTATCTTGAGACGAGTGGGTACAGGCTGACAACATATAATCAAATTGATGATTATGGTGAGGAAAAGACATGGAAGATGCAAAAACAAGCTCagttcaaaaaaagaaaatcccTAATATCCTCTGCAGTAGAG GATGCTCTTGAAGCTGCAGACTTCAAAGGATACAACTTTCGTACTAGAGATTCTTTGTCATGCTGGAGTCCTGATTCAATAGGCTTTAACCTCATTGAAAATGTACTCTGTCACATCGTTAAAGGAGAGAGACCTGGTGCTGTTTTGGTATTCATGACCGGTTGGGACGATATAAACTCCTTGAAGAATCAGCTTGAAGCTCATTCTCTTCTAGGAGACCCGAACAAAGTTTTGTTACTTGCCTGTCATGGATCCATGGCCAGCTCTGAGCAG AGGCTGATTTTTGATAGACCTCCAGAAGGAATTAGGAAAATAGTACTGGCCACCAATATGGCTGAGACAAGTATCACCATCAATGATGTTGTATATGTGATTGATTGTgggaaagcaaaagaaacatctTATGATGCGCTTAACAATACCCCTTGTCTGCTTCCATCTTGGATTTCAAAGGCAGCTGCTCGCCAA agaagaggaagagctGGTCGTGTTATGCCTGGAGAATGTTATCACCTCTATCCTAGATGTGTCTACGAAGCTTTTGCTGACTACCAGCAGCCGGAACTTCTAAGGACGCCGTTGCAGTCTCTGtgtttacaaattaaaagcCTAGGACTTGGAAGCATTTCGGAGTTCCTCTCCAGGGCATTGCAACCTCCTGAAGCATTATCG GTCCAAAATGCTGTTGAGTATCTAAAAATCATTGGGGCTCTTGATGACGATGAAAATTTAACACCTTTAG GGAAAAATCTGTCAATGCTTCCTGTGGAGCCTAAACTTGGAAAAATGCTTATTTTAGGGGCTATCTTCAACTGTCTAGATCCAGTAATGACAGTTGTTGCTGGTCTTAGTGTCAGAGACCCATTCCTTATGccatttgacaaaaaagat CTAGCAGAAACAGCAAGGTCCAAGTTCTCTGGCCGTGATTACAGTGATCATTTGACATTGGTTCGAGCATACAATGGTTGGAAAGATGCTGAAAGAACACATTCTGGTTACGACTATTGCTGGAAgaactttctctcttctcaaacTCTTAAGGCCATGGACTCTATGCGGAAACAATTCTTCAATCTCCTCAAGGAGGCTTCTCTGATTGATAACATTGAAGGTTGCAGTAAGCTGAGTCATGATGAACATCTTGTACGCGCAATCATTTGTGCTGGCATGTTCCCTGGAGTCTGTTCTGTTGTT AATAAGGAAAAGTCAATTACGCTCAAGACAATGGAAGATGGACAAGTGCTTCTATACTCG aGTTCTGTGAATGGCAATGTACCAATGATTCCCTTCCCTTGGCTAGTCTTCAACGACAAAGTGAAAGTTAATTCTGTGTTTCTGCGAGACTCTACTGCTGTATCTGactctgttcttcttttgtttggaGATAAAATCTCTTCCGGTGGATTT GATGGTCATCTCAAAATGCTTGGAGGATATCTGGAGTTTTTCATGAAACCTACTTTAGCATATACATACCTTTCGTTAAAAAGAGAGCTCGACGAACTTATTCAGAATAAG CTTGTGAATCCAAAACTTGATATTCAACTATACGACAAACTTATGACTGCCATTAGATTACTTGTGTCAGAGGACCAATGTGAGGGCAGATTCGTCTATGGCCGGAAAGCTCTAAGCCCTACACCAGCAAAGAAGTTAAAAGATGTAGGGGCTCAGCTTCAGAACAGCGGTGGTGAAAACAACAAGAACCAACTTCAGACATTACTTGCCCGAGCAGGACACGGATCACCTGTGTACAAGACAAGACAGCTTAAGAACAACCAGTTCCGCTCTATGGTTACCTTCAATGGATTGGATTTCATGGGAAAGCCATGTGGTAGTAAGAAAAATGCAGAGAAGGATGCAGCTCATGAGGCTTTGTTGTGGTTACAAGGCGAGTCCAAGTCAAGTCTGAATGATCTTAACCACATGTCAATGCTcttaaagaagaacaaaa AAAGAGTCGGGAggttgcacaaaaaaaagagtcgGGAGGTTCTTACAGACGAAATACTGAGTTGA
- a CDS encoding DEA(D/H)-box RNA helicase family protein (DEA(D/H)-box RNA helicase family protein; FUNCTIONS IN: in 6 functions; LOCATED IN: intracellular; EXPRESSED IN: 23 plant structures; EXPRESSED DURING: 13 growth stages; CONTAINS InterPro DOMAIN/s: Helicase-associated domain (InterPro:IPR007502), DNA/RNA helicase, DEAD/DEAH box type, N-terminal (InterPro:IPR011545), Double-stranded RNA-binding (InterPro:IPR001159), Domain of unknown function DUF1605 (InterPro:IPR011709), Double-stranded RNA-binding-like (InterPro:IPR014720), DEAD-like helicase, N-terminal (InterPro:IPR014001), DNA/RNA helicase, C-terminal (InterPro:IPR001650), Helicase, superfamily 1/2, ATP-binding domain (InterPro:IPR014021); BEST Arabidopsis thaliana protein match is: DEA(D/H)-box RNA helicase family protein (TAIR:AT2G01130.1); Has 12828 Blast hits to 8781 proteins in 1491 species: Archae - 14; Bacteria - 5237; Metazoa - 2858; Fungi - 1715; Plants - 974; Viruses - 58; Other Eukaryotes - 1972 (source: NCBI BLink).): protein MQLYSAIFRGHIRPNAVVGAASMFIQHNSIQLHRSPKLLLRPSSVVRSLHCRRSGGLVTHSQRSRVLCVKAARGDASSSTLGIEWRAANLPYFQRQNSGYGRIAYNDYESSDESDRDVGSSQSQQMAGSTLDNIDQWRFKLTMLLRNKEDQEVVSRERKDRRDFDHISALATRMGLHSRQYSKIVVISKAPLPNYRPDLDDKRPQREVVLPFGLQSEVDAHLHSFLDQKKTLIPEMPRQNSSESLANGYGNYETPETVMQNSLARERILRPRSLQLKSKQQQWVDSPEGQKMVGFRKTLPAYKEKDALLKAIAANQVVVVSGETGCGKTTQLPQYILESEIEAARGATCSIICTQPRRISAISVSERVAAERGEQIGESVGYKVRLEGMRGRDTRLLFCTTGVLLRRLLVDRSLKGVTHVVVDEIHERGMNEDFLLIVLKDLLPRRPDLKLILMSATLNAELFSSYFGGAPAMHIPGFTYPVRAHFLEDYLETSGYRLTTYNQIDDYGEEKTWKMQKQAQFKKRKSLISSAVEDALEAADFKGYNFRTRDSLSCWSPDSIGFNLIENVLCHIVKGERPGAVLVFMTGWDDINSLKNQLEAHSLLGDPNKVLLLACHGSMASSEQRLIFDRPPEGIRKIVLATNMAETSITINDVVYVIDCGKAKETSYDALNNTPCLLPSWISKAAARQRRGRAGRVMPGECYHLYPRCVYEAFADYQQPELLRTPLQSLCLQIKSLGLGSISEFLSRALQPPEALSVQNAVEYLKIIGALDDDENLTPLGKNLSMLPVEPKLGKMLILGAIFNCLDPVMTVVAGLSVRDPFLMPFDKKDLAETARSKFSGRDYSDHLTLVRAYNGWKDAERTHSGYDYCWKNFLSSQTLKAMDSMRKQFFNLLKEASLIDNIEGCSKLSHDEHLVRAIICAGMFPGVCSVVNKEKSITLKTMEDGQVLLYSSSVNGNVPMIPFPWLVFNDKVKVNSVFLRDSTAVSDSVLLLFGDKISSGGFDGHLKMLGGYLEFFMKPTLAYTYLSLKRELDELIQNKLVNPKLDIQLYDKLMTAIRLLVSEDQCEGRFVYGRKALSPTPAKKLKDVGAQLQNSGGENNKNQLQTLLARAGHGSPVYKTRQLKNNQFRSMVTFNGLDFMGKPCGSKKNAEKDAAHEALLWLQGESKSSLNDLNHMSMLLKKNKSKNHAKASTKWG from the exons ATGCAACTTTACTCTGCAATTTTCCGAGGACATATCAGACCTAACGCCGTCGTCGGTGCTGCCTCCATGTTTATTCAACATAATTCCATCCAGCTTCATCGGAGCCCTAAATTGTTGTTGAGACCTTCCTCTGTAGTAAGGTCTCTTCATTGCCGGAGGTCAGGTGGATTGGTTACGCATTCTCAGAGGTCAAGGGTCTTGTGTGTGAAAGCAGCTCGTGgtgatgcttcttcttcgactCTTGGAATAGAGTGGAGAGCAGCTAATTTACCATATTTTCAGAGGCAAAACTCTGGCTATGGACGTATTGCTTACAATGACTATGAATCAAGTGATGAGTCGGATAGAGATGTTGGGTCCTCTCAGTCTCAGCAAATG GCGGGTTCGACTCTTGATAACATTGATCAATGGAGATTTAAACTAACTATGCTTCTCCGGAACAAAGAAGACCAAGAAGTTGTTTCAAGGGAGAGAAAAGATCGGCGTGATTTTGATCATATCTCTGCTTTGGCAACTAGGATGGGATTACACAG CCGTCAGTATTCGAAGATTGTTGTCATTAGTAAAGCTCCTTTGCCAAATTATAGACCTGATCTTGATGATAAACGCCCACAAAGAGAG GTGGTTTTGCCTTTTGGTCTACAAAGCGAAGTAGATGCCCATCTACATTCTTTCCTCgatcagaaaaaaacattgattcCGGAGATGCCCAGGCAAAATAGTAGTGAAAGTTTAGCAAACGGTTATGGAAACTATGAGACACCAGAGACCGTGATGCAAAATAGTCTTGCTAGGGAAAGAATACTCCGCCCAAGAAGCTTACAACTGAAGAGCAAGCAACAGCAATGGGTG GATTCTCCAGAAGGCCAGAAAATGGTAGGGTTTCGCAAAACCCTTCCTGCttacaaagagaaagatgCACTACTGAAAGCCATTGCAGCAAACCAG GTCGTAGTGGTTTCTGGAGAAACTGGATGTGGTAAAACAACACAGCTTCCTCAGTACATATTAGAATCTGAGATCGAGGCTGCCCGTGGAGCTACATGCAGCATCATATGTACCCAGCCTAGAAGAATATCGGCTATTTCTGTTTCTGAACGAGTTGCTGCAGAACGTGGAGAACAAATTGGAGAATCT GTTGGCTACAAAGTGCGGCTTGAAGGAATGAGAGGGAGAGATACACGTCTTCTTTTTTGTACAACTGGTGTTTTACTTAGAAGGTTACTTGTGGATCGTAGCCTGAAAGGTGTGACTCATGTCGTAGTTGATGAGATTCATGAACGTGGAATGAATGAAG ATTTCCTGCTTATTGTCCTGAaagatcttcttcctcgtcgaCCTGACCTAAAGTTGATTTTAATGAGTGCTACTTTGAACGCTGagctcttttcttcttattttggtGGTGCACCAGCCATGCATATCCCA GGTTTTACATACCCTGTCCGAGCCCATTTCTTGGAGGATTATCTTGAGACGAGTGGGTACAGGCTGACAACATATAATCAAATTGATGATTATGGTGAGGAAAAGACATGGAAGATGCAAAAACAAGCTCagttcaaaaaaagaaaatcccTAATATCCTCTGCAGTAGAG GATGCTCTTGAAGCTGCAGACTTCAAAGGATACAACTTTCGTACTAGAGATTCTTTGTCATGCTGGAGTCCTGATTCAATAGGCTTTAACCTCATTGAAAATGTACTCTGTCACATCGTTAAAGGAGAGAGACCTGGTGCTGTTTTGGTATTCATGACCGGTTGGGACGATATAAACTCCTTGAAGAATCAGCTTGAAGCTCATTCTCTTCTAGGAGACCCGAACAAAGTTTTGTTACTTGCCTGTCATGGATCCATGGCCAGCTCTGAGCAG AGGCTGATTTTTGATAGACCTCCAGAAGGAATTAGGAAAATAGTACTGGCCACCAATATGGCTGAGACAAGTATCACCATCAATGATGTTGTATATGTGATTGATTGTgggaaagcaaaagaaacatctTATGATGCGCTTAACAATACCCCTTGTCTGCTTCCATCTTGGATTTCAAAGGCAGCTGCTCGCCAA agaagaggaagagctGGTCGTGTTATGCCTGGAGAATGTTATCACCTCTATCCTAGATGTGTCTACGAAGCTTTTGCTGACTACCAGCAGCCGGAACTTCTAAGGACGCCGTTGCAGTCTCTGtgtttacaaattaaaagcCTAGGACTTGGAAGCATTTCGGAGTTCCTCTCCAGGGCATTGCAACCTCCTGAAGCATTATCG GTCCAAAATGCTGTTGAGTATCTAAAAATCATTGGGGCTCTTGATGACGATGAAAATTTAACACCTTTAG GGAAAAATCTGTCAATGCTTCCTGTGGAGCCTAAACTTGGAAAAATGCTTATTTTAGGGGCTATCTTCAACTGTCTAGATCCAGTAATGACAGTTGTTGCTGGTCTTAGTGTCAGAGACCCATTCCTTATGccatttgacaaaaaagat CTAGCAGAAACAGCAAGGTCCAAGTTCTCTGGCCGTGATTACAGTGATCATTTGACATTGGTTCGAGCATACAATGGTTGGAAAGATGCTGAAAGAACACATTCTGGTTACGACTATTGCTGGAAgaactttctctcttctcaaacTCTTAAGGCCATGGACTCTATGCGGAAACAATTCTTCAATCTCCTCAAGGAGGCTTCTCTGATTGATAACATTGAAGGTTGCAGTAAGCTGAGTCATGATGAACATCTTGTACGCGCAATCATTTGTGCTGGCATGTTCCCTGGAGTCTGTTCTGTTGTT AATAAGGAAAAGTCAATTACGCTCAAGACAATGGAAGATGGACAAGTGCTTCTATACTCG aGTTCTGTGAATGGCAATGTACCAATGATTCCCTTCCCTTGGCTAGTCTTCAACGACAAAGTGAAAGTTAATTCTGTGTTTCTGCGAGACTCTACTGCTGTATCTGactctgttcttcttttgtttggaGATAAAATCTCTTCCGGTGGATTT GATGGTCATCTCAAAATGCTTGGAGGATATCTGGAGTTTTTCATGAAACCTACTTTAGCATATACATACCTTTCGTTAAAAAGAGAGCTCGACGAACTTATTCAGAATAAG CTTGTGAATCCAAAACTTGATATTCAACTATACGACAAACTTATGACTGCCATTAGATTACTTGTGTCAGAGGACCAATGTGAGGGCAGATTCGTCTATGGCCGGAAAGCTCTAAGCCCTACACCAGCAAAGAAGTTAAAAGATGTAGGGGCTCAGCTTCAGAACAGCGGTGGTGAAAACAACAAGAACCAACTTCAGACATTACTTGCCCGAGCAGGACACGGATCACCTGTGTACAAGACAAGACAGCTTAAGAACAACCAGTTCCGCTCTATGGTTACCTTCAATGGATTGGATTTCATGGGAAAGCCATGTGGTAGTAAGAAAAATGCAGAGAAGGATGCAGCTCATGAGGCTTTGTTGTGGTTACAAGGCGAGTCCAAGTCAAGTCTGAATGATCTTAACCACATGTCAATGCTcttaaagaagaacaaaagtaaaaaccacGCCAAGGCATCAACTAAATGGGGTTAA
- a CDS encoding Auxin-responsive GH3 family protein (Auxin-responsive GH3 family protein; CONTAINS InterPro DOMAIN/s: GH3 auxin-responsive promoter (InterPro:IPR004993); BEST Arabidopsis thaliana protein match is: auxin-responsive GH3 family protein (TAIR:AT1G48670.1); Has 1415 Blast hits to 1338 proteins in 229 species: Archae - 0; Bacteria - 452; Metazoa - 52; Fungi - 2; Plants - 674; Viruses - 0; Other Eukaryotes - 235 (source: NCBI BLink).): MSLSVELKDLEVLTTNAKQIQDDVLKEILTLNANTEYLKRFLDGSSDKELFKKNVPVVSYNDVKPYIERVANGEPSDVISGGTITRFVQSTGTSGGIHKIFPVNDKYIENLGYLLAVSSLITSNDKVDEKGKKMAFLYNRLESKTPSGLALSSSFTSYFMSDYFKNRSSKCNSEYTSPDQVILCPDNNQSVYCHLLCGLSQREKVVGVSATFAHALIKAINALQIYWKELSSNIRSGHVSEWITDLDCKNAVSAILGGPDPELADVIEQECSHKSWEGIITRLWPKAKFIECIVTGQMAQYIPTLDFYSNKLPIVSMVYGSSESIFGVNVDPLSKPQDVSYTFLPNISYFEFLPIDHEEDMNTIVDLVGVKLGCYYETVVTSYFGLHRYLIGDILQVTGFYNNTPQFRFVRRKNIVLSVNSEATTEQDILKGLASATLVLESSNSMLTGFTCYADISSFPGHYVFYWELKAKDVDDVVELDENVLEECCYALEESFDALYKRLRSKEGSIGALEIKVVQQGTFDSLMEYFISKGGSVAQYKTPMCINSSETLAVLEDKVIARFYSQKSPPLNL, from the exons atgaGTTTAAGCGTTGAGCTCAAGGATTTGGAGGTCTTAACAACGAACGCAAAGCAAATACAAGATGATGTATTGAAGGAGATACTCACACTTAACGCCAACACAGAGTATCTCAAACGTTTTCTCGATGGAAGCTCTGATAAAGAGTTGTTCAAGAAGAACGTACCGGTGGTGAGCTACAATGATGTCAAGCCTTATATCGAACGTGTTGCGAATGGAGAGCCCTCGGATGTGATTTCAGGTGGAACCATTACAAGATTCGTCCAAAG CACGGGAACTTCAGGAGGgatacataaaatatttccAGTGAACGATAAGTACATAGAGAATCTTGGATACCTTTTGGCTGTATCCTCTCTCATTACTTCCAA TGACAAGGTAGAtgagaaaggaaagaaaatggCGTTTCTTTACAACAGATTAGAATCCAAAACTCCCTCCGGATTAGccctttcttcatcatttaCAAGCTATTTCATGAGCGATTACTTCAAAAACCGGTCATCAAAATGTAATTCTGAGTACACAAGCCCCGACCAAGTCATATTGTGCCCCGACAACAACCAAAGTGTGTATTGTCATCTTCTATGTGGGCTTTCCCAGAGAGAAAAGGTTGTGGGAGTTAGTGCAACATTTGCTCATGCCTTAATCAAAGCAATAAATGCTCTTCAAATTTACTGGAAGGAATTGTCTAGTAATATCCGGTCAGGTCATGTTAGTGAGTGGATCACTGACCTTGACTGCAAAAATGCTGTCTCAGCCATTCTTGGAGGACCTGACCCTGAATTGGCTGATGTGATTGAACAAGAATGCAGCCACAAGTCATGGGAAGGTATCATCACACGACTTTGGCCCAAAGCAAAGTTTATTGAATGCATTGTTACAGGACAAATGGCCCAATACATTCCAACATTGGACTTCTATTCCAACAAGCTTCCTATAGTTTCCATGGTATATGGGTCTTCTGAAAGTATATTTGGGGTGAATGTGGATCCTTTATCCAAACCACAAGATGTGTCCTACACATTTCTGCCCAATATCTCCTACTTTGAGTTTCTACCTATTGATCATGAGGAAGATATGAACACCATTGTTGATCTTGTCGGTGTCAAGCTAGGGTGCTATTATGAAACCGTGGTTACTAGTTATTTTGGTCTACACAGGTATCTTATTGGAGATATTCTACAGGTGACTGGATTCTACAATAACACACCTCAATTTAGATTCGTACGCAGAAAGAATATTGTGTTAAGCGTCAATAGTGAAGCAACAACTGAACAGGACATTTTAAAGGGGTTGGCTAGTGCGACCCTTGTTCTTGAGTCTTCAAATTCAATGTTGACGGGTTTCACATGTTATGCGGATATCTCCAGTTTTCCAGGTCACTACGTCTTTTACTGGGAACTCAAAGCAAAAGATGTTGACGATGTTGTTGAGCTTGATGAAAATGTATTGGAAGAATGTTGCTATGCGTTAGAGGAATCGTTTGATGCTCTTTATAAAAGACTAAGGAGTAAAGAAGGGTCAATTGGAGCTCTAGAGATAAAAGTGGTGCAACAAGGAACATTTGATTCTCTCATGGAATATTTCATCTCCAAAGGTGGTTCGGTTGCTCAATACAAGACACCTATGTGTATCAACTCTTCGGAAACCTTAGCAGTTCTTGAAGATAAGGTTATTGCTCGATTCTACAGCCAAAAATCTCCTCCTCTTAACTTATAG